One Rhododendron vialii isolate Sample 1 chromosome 2a, ASM3025357v1 genomic region harbors:
- the LOC131313405 gene encoding organic cation/carnitine transporter 7 isoform X3, with amino-acid sequence MLVGTYTSGIVSDNFGRRKGFLFTALVTAGAGLLSAFAPNFISLVILRCVVGIGLGGGPVLSSWFLEFIPASNRGTWMVVFSGFWTLGTIFEASLAWFVMPTLGWRWLLAFSAVPSSLLLLFYGLTPESPRYLCNKGRANDALNILERVASMNQKKLPSGVLISGHQIELREKLDTSEDVHLLSPEKVEHISPNVTDSNNKGSSSLFMLFSPELVRSTLLLWVVFFGNAFSYYGLVLLTTEMNNGHNKCAVTEVHSSQDVSYADVFITSFAEVPGLLLSAATVDKFGRKLSMSAMFFLCSIFLAPLVFHQAPGLTTGLLFGARTCITATFTIVYIYAPEIYPTSVRTTGVGVASSVGRVGGMVCPLVAVGLIHSCHQTAAIVLFEIVVFLSGTCVLFFPFETTGRELNDRVTVQNK; translated from the exons GAAAGGATTCCTTTTTACAGCACTGGTTACTGCAGGAGCTGGTTTGCTTAGTGCATTCGCTCCAAATTTCATCTCACTGGTAATTCTGCGTTGTGTGGTTGGTATTGGTTTGGGAGGTGGGCCTGTGCTCTCATCCTGGTTTTTAGAGTTCATTCCGGCTTCAAACAGAGGCACTTGGATGGTTGTTTTTTCAGGTTTCTGGACTCTCGGCACGATTTTTGAGGCTTCACTTGCATGG TTTGTCATGCCAACCTTGGGTTGGAGGTGGCTACTTGCTTTCTCTGCTGTTCCATCATCACTACTTCTTTTGTTCTATGGCTTGACCCCTGAATCACCAAGGTACTTATGCAACAAAGGACGAGCAAATGATGCACTAAACATTTTGGAGAGAGTGGCAAGTATGAATCAGAAAAAGCTCCCTTCGGGTGTCCTAATTTCTGGCCACCAAATTGAGCTACGTGAAAAGCTTGATACATCAGAAGATGTACACTTGCTTTCGCCAGAAAAAGTGGAGCATATATCTCCCAATGTTACAGATTCAAATAATAAAGGTTCTTCATCACTGTTTATGCTTTTTTCACCAGAATTAGTTCGGTCAACCCTACTCCTGTGGGTAGTATTTTTTGGAAATGCATTCTCGTATTATGGCCTCGTTCTGCTGACCACGGAGATGAACAATGGCCATAATAAATGTGCAGTGACCGAGGTGCATTCCTCCCAAGATGTTAGCTACGCAGATGTTTTCATCACCAGTTTTGCTG AGGTTCCTGGGCTCCTTCTATCTGCTGCCACAGTGGATAAATTTGGTCGTAAGCTCTCAATGTCGGCTATGTTCTTCCTTTGCTCCATTTTCCTTGCCCCGTTGGTATTTCATCAGGCTCCGGGTTTAACAACTGGTCTTCTGTTCGGAGCTCGCACATGCATTACAGCAACCTTTAcaattgtgtatatatatgctcCTGAG ATATACCCTACATCGGTGAGAACAACGGGAGTCGGAGTTGCAAGCTCAGTGGGAAGAGTTGGTGGGATGGTATGTCCTCTTGTGGCAGTTGGTTTGATACATTCATGTCATCAAACTGCAGCTATTGTTTTATTTGAGATTGTCGTCTTTCTCTCCGGGACTTGTGTATTGTTCTTCCCATTTGAAACCACGGGTCGTGAATTGAACGATAGAGTAACAGTGCAAAACAAGTAA
- the LOC131317489 gene encoding uncharacterized protein LOC131317489, which produces MAEGSRSARGKSFNSDQDEAICNAYLCVSQDPIIGTNQPRSKLWDRVAKKYTEFTGGDVRSDASIKSRWQVIQQACNKYRGHLRQHQSGMTEQNEIDLAKRYYKDTETKPFANLDCCWAILKHIPNTSTTLEDSNPTSGGSVQSPRKRPPGCKASKAKLLKTKKSENEEREWINLMKKFNQTTSDKESRRAEMKARRVAALERTTANDERRVALEERKAAIKEKEMEDRIMQMDLNLVQDPQMKANYQYCKGEILAKMDG; this is translated from the exons ATGGCAGAAGGAAGTCGTAGTGCGAGAGGAAAATCGTTCAACTCCGATCAAGATGAAGCAATTTGTAATGCTTACTTGTGCGTTAGTCAAGACCCGATTATTGGTACCAACCAACCAAGATCTAAATTATGGGATCGGGTTGCAAAAAAATATACCGAATTCACAGGAGGCGATGTACGATCGGATGCTTCTATCAAGTCTCGATGGCAAGTCATTCAGCAGGCTTGCAACAAATATCGTGGACATTTAAGGCAACATCAAAGTGGAATGACAGAACAAAATGag ATTGATCTAGCGAAGAGATATTACAAAGATACTGAGACTAAACCTTTCGCCAATTTGGATTGTTGCTGGGCAATCTTAAAACACA ttccaaacacatcAACTACATTGGAAGATAGCAATCCTACGAGTGGAGGTAGTGTTCAGTCTCCAAGAAAGAGGCCTCCTGGATGTAAAGCATCAAAGGCAAAATTATTGAAGaccaaaaaatcagaaaatgagGAACGTGAATGGATAAACTTGATGAAAAAATTCAACCAAACTACATCTGACAAGGAAAGTAGGAGAGCTGAAATGAAAGCAAGAAGAGTCGCGGCTTTGGAAAGGACTACAGCAAATGATGAGAGAAGGGTGGCGCTTGAGGAGAGGAAGGCagcaataaaggaaaaagagatggaAGATAGGATTATGCAAATGGACTTGAATTTGGTTCAAGACCCCCAAATGAAGGCTAATTACCAGTATTGCAAGGGTGAAATCTTGGCTAAAATGGATGGCTAG